Sequence from the Equus caballus isolate H_3958 breed thoroughbred chromosome 6, TB-T2T, whole genome shotgun sequence genome:
CATGGAAGTCAACAAGATGGGCACAGGACAAGGGTAAAGAACTGGAAAACTCAGGCTGAGGAGTCCGAGTTGCCAGTGCCACCCAAGGCTGCTGACCCCCTCCACAAACACCCTTTGCTGATGCTGTGCCCCATTCTCTCTTATCAGCCGACCCTGCGGTGCAGACAGATGGCAGCCCtctctgttgccatttccacttCAGTCCCAAGGTGATGTTCACAAAGGTACTGAAGGCCCAGCTGTGGGTGTATCTACGGCCTGTGCCCCGCCCAGCCACAGTCTACCTGCAAATCTTGCGACTGAAACCCCTAACTGGGGAAGGGActgcaggaggagggggtggaggcCGGCGTCATATCCGTATCCGCTCACTGAAGATTGAGCTACACTCGCGCTCCGGCCACTGGCAGAGCATCGACTTCAAGCAAGTGTTACACAGCTGGTTCCGCCAGCCACAGAGCAACTGGGGCATCGAGATCAACGCCTTTGATCCCAGTGGCACAGACCTGGCTGTCACCTCCCTggggccaggagctgaggggctgGTGAGCAGGGAGCCTGAGATGGTGGCAGATATGTGTAACCTGGCCCTGAGGAGGTGGGATGTTGGAAAAGGTAGACCAGGAATGTGAAGGGGGGTGGGGACCAGCATTATTTCTCTGGGGCCAGGAGCTGATTCTAGAGGAGGAGTTTGGGAGGGACGGGGAGTGGCAGCTATCACTTTTTGAAGATCCAAGCCAGGCGACAGCTGAAAACTGGATTTGGGGTGAAAGTGTGAGTTAATAGGAGATCCATGGGAACACAAAATGGGCTGTTGATGAGGCCTTGGGCCAAGAGACTGCTGAGGGTCGGGTTGCCAGGAGAGGTAGAATTAGGGAAGGTGGGTTGAAGGAGAAATGTCTAGCTGGCAAGAAAAGTGGGTAGAAGATATGGGCTGGGGATGGGAGCAGCGGAAAAGCTGAGAAGTCAATGGTCTCTGTTCTCATGTCCCTGTTGAGGGGCAGGTGAGAAAGGAACGGAATAGGAGCTCTTCATGGCTGTATCacatctctttctcctctccctcacccccagcaTCCTTTCATGGAGCTTCGAGTCCTAGAGAACACAAAACGGTCCCGGCGGAACCTGGGCCTGGACTGCGATGAGCACTCAAGTGAGTCCCGCTGCTGCCGCTATCCCCTCACAGTGGACTTTGAGGCTTTCGGCTGGGACTGGATCATCGCGCCTAAACGCTACAAAGCCAACTACTGCTCCGGCCAGTGCGAGTACATGTTCATGCAAAAGTATCCACACACCCACTTGGTACAACAGGCTAATCCAAGAGGCTCTGCTGGGCCCTGCTGTACCCCCACCAAGATGTCCCCAATCAACATGCTCTACTTCAATGACAAGCAGCAGATTATCTACGGCAAGATCCCTGGCATGGTTGTGGATCGCTGTGGCTGCTCCTAAGGTGGGGGACAGATGATGCCTCCCCCACTGACCCTACCCCTAGACCCCCAGCCCTGACTCCCATACCCCCAGGCCCTCGAGCTCCCTCCACCTCTTCCCACGAACATCACACCTTGTTCCCTGCCCAAGCAGTGTGCAATACAAcagagggaggcaggtggggattGAGGGGTGAGGTGTTTGGgggaaagggagaagaggaggg
This genomic interval carries:
- the GDF11 gene encoding growth/differentiation factor 11, with the translated sequence MVLAAPLLLGFLLLALELRPRGEAAEGPAAAAAAAAAAGAGGERSSRPAPSVAPEPDGCPVCVWRQHSRELRLESIKSQILSKLRLKEAPNISREVVKQLLPKAPPLQQILDLHDFQGDALQPEDFLEEDEYHATTETVISMAQETDPAVQTDGSPLCCHFHFSPKVMFTKVLKAQLWVYLRPVPRPATVYLQILRLKPLTGEGTAGGGGGGRRHIRIRSLKIELHSRSGHWQSIDFKQVLHSWFRQPQSNWGIEINAFDPSGTDLAVTSLGPGAEGLHPFMELRVLENTKRSRRNLGLDCDEHSSESRCCRYPLTVDFEAFGWDWIIAPKRYKANYCSGQCEYMFMQKYPHTHLVQQANPRGSAGPCCTPTKMSPINMLYFNDKQQIIYGKIPGMVVDRCGCS